A single region of the Halobacterium wangiae genome encodes:
- a CDS encoding ornithine cyclodeaminase family protein, with the protein MVLVLSDADVGDLLDLESLAPVVERALVKQGAGEVERPDRPHYPVGTGLDSADSLGEGLVMPAYVHGESYFATKLVSVHADNPDRGLPTIHAQIVLADARTGEPVSFMDGSRITNARTGCIGGLAARELAVDPIRLGVLGAGAQARWQTRAIAALANVERVAVYSPSDSRHDCVADLRDHGIDATAVESPGAAVEDANVVVTATTSAEPVFPAEALQPGTLVVAVGAYNAEMQELEPAVFDRAARVFADVPEEVAGIGDIVASSIGERDLIPFADVLAGTAGRDSDEEILVVESVGTAVLDVAAASTVYDAARDAGVGTEQSL; encoded by the coding sequence ATGGTACTGGTACTGTCGGACGCGGACGTCGGCGACCTCCTCGACCTCGAATCGCTGGCACCCGTCGTCGAACGTGCACTCGTCAAACAGGGCGCCGGCGAGGTCGAACGGCCAGACCGACCACACTACCCGGTCGGGACGGGGCTCGACTCGGCGGACAGCCTCGGTGAGGGGCTGGTGATGCCGGCGTACGTCCACGGCGAGTCGTACTTCGCGACGAAACTGGTCAGCGTTCACGCCGACAACCCCGACCGGGGGTTGCCGACGATACACGCCCAGATCGTGCTCGCAGACGCCCGGACCGGCGAGCCGGTGTCGTTCATGGACGGCTCCCGTATCACGAACGCCCGCACGGGCTGTATCGGCGGCCTGGCGGCGCGCGAGCTCGCCGTCGACCCGATCCGACTCGGGGTTCTGGGCGCCGGCGCGCAGGCCCGCTGGCAGACCCGCGCCATCGCCGCACTCGCCAACGTCGAACGGGTCGCCGTCTACTCGCCGAGCGACTCCAGACACGACTGCGTGGCGGACCTCCGGGACCACGGCATCGACGCGACGGCCGTCGAGTCGCCGGGGGCCGCCGTCGAGGACGCGAACGTCGTCGTCACGGCGACTACGAGTGCCGAACCCGTCTTCCCTGCCGAGGCGCTCCAGCCCGGGACACTCGTCGTCGCAGTCGGCGCGTACAACGCCGAGATGCAGGAACTCGAGCCGGCGGTGTTCGACCGTGCCGCCCGGGTGTTCGCGGACGTCCCCGAGGAGGTGGCGGGCATCGGCGACATCGTGGCGTCGAGCATCGGCGAGCGGGACCTGATACCGTTCGCCGACGTCCTCGCGGGGACGGCGGGCCGCGACAGCGACGAGGAGATACTGGTCGTCGAGAGCGTCGGCACCGCAGTGCTGGACGTCGCCGCCGCTTCGACGGTGTACGACGCCGCGCGCGACGCGGGCGTCGGGACCGAGCAGTCGCTCTGA
- a CDS encoding NAD(P)/FAD-dependent oxidoreductase, with product MDVVVVGGGIVGLSSAHYLAERGVDVVLCEKGSLGSASTARSAGGIRSQFSTAVNVRLSEASREVWDDFESVFGVDIEHRRCGYLFLARTEEAAAQFRENVAMQNDLGVDSEFLDPADAVEYCPGLKAETFVGATYHATDGFADPNLAVQGYAAAARDGGVDVRTNTAVADVLTDGAAVTGVELADGERLDADFVVNAAGAWAAPLAAMADVDLPIEPHRRQIAVVDPTIPVPESVPLTIDLETGSYFRPERDGAALVGGHFEEDGDPVDPDRYSESMDIEWAATAVERAADYTTYFDGDSRIKRGWAGLYAVTPDHHPIVEETIPGFVTAAGFSGHGFQHAPATGQLVAELCVDGEPSLTDISELTSDRFETGDDLVERNVA from the coding sequence ATGGATGTTGTCGTCGTCGGCGGTGGTATCGTCGGGCTCTCGTCGGCTCACTACCTCGCGGAGCGGGGTGTCGACGTGGTTCTCTGCGAGAAGGGGTCGCTCGGTTCGGCGAGCACGGCGCGCTCGGCCGGTGGAATCCGGAGCCAGTTCTCCACCGCGGTGAACGTCCGACTCTCGGAGGCCAGCCGCGAGGTGTGGGACGACTTCGAGTCGGTGTTCGGGGTCGACATCGAGCACCGTCGCTGTGGGTACCTCTTCCTCGCGCGCACCGAGGAGGCGGCCGCACAGTTCCGGGAGAACGTCGCGATGCAGAACGACCTCGGCGTCGACAGCGAGTTCCTCGACCCGGCTGACGCCGTGGAGTACTGCCCCGGCCTCAAGGCCGAGACGTTCGTCGGTGCGACCTACCACGCGACCGACGGTTTCGCGGACCCGAACCTCGCCGTCCAGGGGTACGCCGCTGCGGCACGCGATGGCGGTGTGGACGTCCGGACGAACACCGCGGTGGCAGACGTGCTCACCGACGGGGCGGCCGTCACTGGCGTCGAACTCGCGGACGGCGAGCGCCTCGACGCCGACTTCGTGGTGAACGCCGCTGGCGCGTGGGCGGCCCCGCTCGCCGCGATGGCGGACGTGGACCTCCCAATCGAACCGCACCGCCGACAGATCGCGGTCGTCGACCCGACGATCCCCGTCCCCGAGAGCGTCCCGCTGACCATCGACCTCGAGACGGGGTCGTACTTCCGGCCGGAACGCGACGGCGCCGCGCTCGTCGGCGGTCACTTCGAGGAGGACGGCGACCCCGTCGACCCGGACCGGTACTCGGAGTCGATGGACATCGAGTGGGCAGCGACGGCGGTCGAACGCGCCGCCGACTACACGACGTACTTCGACGGCGACTCACGCATCAAGCGCGGGTGGGCCGGCCTCTACGCCGTCACGCCGGACCACCACCCCATCGTCGAGGAGACCATCCCCGGGTTCGTGACGGCAGCCGGCTTCTCCGGCCACGGCTTCCAGCACGCGCCAGCCACCGGCCAGCTCGTCGCGGAACTCTGCGTCGACGGCGAACCGTCGCTGACGGACATCTCGGAGCTGACCAGCGACCGCTTCGAGACGGGCGACGACCTGGTCGAGCGGAACGTCGCGTGA
- a CDS encoding NAD(P)/FAD-dependent oxidoreductase — protein MTNVDVAIVGGGPAGSAAAYAAAERGADVVVYEKGVPRADRDRLGPDSTDAAGFLDYWLDVADLEFEDIPEDVIEQELADAEFIGPTERVSVDRTGIEADYDGFGFTFHRAKFDDWLRSRAEDAGAEYLVGTSVKSVDSELDGAHSHTLRLGDGESVTTEYLILADGPQRQVTMRVLDPLLPDGKRASELLSPPTANHIAYQEYRRFPDELFDADSMKFWWGWMPGETAYPWVFPNRDNVARVGLTMPMGMDVEAFDASEWRLLREDDEQIPSGGVYVRRLLEELYGDEYDVEADFPLVEGHGKSKSTETYPISSTRPIESPTEAGIAVVGGAMGTTSAFHEGGDHVAHRTGLLAGELAAEGRLTDYNDAWHDAIGTEIRRNVAMADVVSEYGPADWDRTIRITRKMFESSESGKIISKSNARSAAGGLKLYTQYRRAKFRYRKKNYAQIRESDYQF, from the coding sequence ATGACCAACGTCGACGTGGCCATCGTCGGCGGCGGACCAGCCGGGTCCGCTGCCGCCTACGCGGCCGCCGAGCGAGGTGCGGACGTCGTCGTCTACGAGAAGGGCGTTCCCCGGGCCGACCGAGACCGACTCGGGCCGGACTCCACGGACGCCGCGGGTTTCCTCGACTACTGGCTCGACGTCGCCGACCTGGAGTTCGAGGACATCCCCGAGGACGTCATCGAGCAGGAACTCGCGGACGCGGAGTTCATCGGTCCCACGGAACGCGTGTCGGTCGACCGCACGGGCATCGAGGCCGACTACGACGGCTTCGGGTTCACGTTCCACCGCGCGAAGTTCGACGACTGGCTCCGCTCCCGCGCGGAGGACGCGGGCGCGGAGTACCTCGTCGGCACGTCCGTGAAGTCCGTCGACTCGGAGCTCGACGGCGCCCACAGCCACACACTCAGACTCGGTGACGGCGAGTCGGTCACCACGGAGTACCTGATTCTCGCGGACGGCCCACAGCGCCAGGTGACGATGCGCGTCCTCGACCCGCTGCTCCCCGACGGGAAGCGCGCCAGCGAACTCCTCTCCCCGCCGACGGCGAACCACATCGCCTACCAGGAGTACCGGCGGTTCCCCGACGAGCTGTTCGACGCGGACTCGATGAAGTTCTGGTGGGGGTGGATGCCCGGCGAAACGGCCTACCCCTGGGTGTTCCCGAACCGCGACAACGTCGCCCGCGTCGGCCTCACGATGCCGATGGGGATGGACGTCGAGGCGTTCGACGCCAGCGAGTGGCGACTGCTCCGCGAAGACGACGAGCAGATCCCCTCCGGCGGCGTCTACGTCCGTCGCCTGCTGGAGGAACTGTACGGCGACGAGTACGACGTCGAGGCGGACTTCCCGCTCGTCGAGGGCCACGGGAAGTCCAAGAGCACGGAGACGTACCCAATCTCCTCGACGCGTCCCATCGAGTCCCCCACCGAAGCCGGCATCGCTGTCGTCGGCGGCGCGATGGGGACGACCTCGGCGTTCCACGAGGGCGGCGACCACGTCGCCCACCGCACCGGCCTGCTCGCTGGCGAACTCGCCGCTGAGGGCCGACTCACAGACTACAACGACGCGTGGCACGACGCCATCGGCACGGAGATCCGGCGCAACGTCGCGATGGCCGACGTAGTCAGCGAGTACGGGCCAGCCGACTGGGACCGGACCATCCGCATCACCCGCAAGATGTTCGAGTCGAGCGAGAGCGGGAAGATCATCTCGAAGTCGAACGCGCGCTCGGCGGCTGGCGGCCTCAAACTGTACACGCAGTACCGGCGCGCGAAGTTCCGCTACCGGAAAAAGAACTACGCCCAGATCCGGGAGTCGGACTACCAGTTCTGA
- a CDS encoding NADH:flavin oxidoreductase, with the protein MPRLDDPVDVGGLRLRNRLYRAPLLECAGTDEDTAETLVADLEPAAASGAGLVCQGATIVRSESGCAAPNMTRVHDDAFVATLSPVPEAIESHGGRVFAQLAHGGLRSMEVWHAGYRDAHPDLDQLAVSRPPLPMRLADHAGFLDLSPDVLSTEAVYELAADFGRAAERLADAGYHGIHVAGANMGLVQQFLSPFYNRRDDEFGDGFRFLEALHDEVRARTDVPLIAKIPAESRAPRVIRRRLTEDDCVRLCERAAETGFDAVVPVSGSPFWDMHIVRGEYPERAWREGQFQAGYAEAFGSQWRARLVSLANRLQARNATFEPAWNADLCRRVRERVDVPVMLEGGVRERERMDRLLGDACDLVGMGRPFYAEPRLPARLLNDGGAAVCENCNNCTVPQVTGAPGICRTPSVLAERGRLEREHAYDRD; encoded by the coding sequence ATGCCGCGTCTCGACGACCCCGTCGACGTGGGCGGACTCCGCCTGCGCAACCGTCTCTACCGCGCGCCGCTGCTGGAGTGTGCGGGCACCGACGAGGACACCGCGGAGACGCTCGTCGCGGACCTCGAACCCGCGGCGGCGTCGGGCGCCGGCCTCGTCTGCCAGGGCGCGACCATCGTGCGCAGCGAGAGCGGGTGTGCCGCCCCAAACATGACCCGCGTCCACGACGACGCGTTCGTCGCCACCCTCTCGCCGGTCCCCGAGGCCATCGAGTCCCACGGCGGCCGCGTGTTCGCGCAACTCGCTCACGGCGGCCTGCGCTCGATGGAGGTGTGGCACGCGGGCTACCGCGACGCCCACCCGGACCTCGACCAGCTGGCCGTCTCCCGGCCGCCGCTCCCGATGCGCCTCGCCGACCACGCGGGCTTCCTCGACCTCTCCCCGGACGTCCTCTCTACCGAGGCGGTGTACGAACTCGCTGCCGACTTCGGGCGGGCGGCCGAGCGACTCGCGGACGCCGGCTACCACGGCATCCACGTCGCCGGCGCGAACATGGGCCTCGTCCAGCAGTTCCTCTCGCCGTTCTACAACCGCCGCGACGACGAGTTCGGTGACGGCTTCCGGTTCCTCGAAGCCCTCCACGACGAGGTCCGGGCGCGCACGGACGTCCCGCTCATCGCGAAGATTCCGGCCGAGTCGCGGGCGCCCCGGGTGATCCGTCGTCGCCTCACCGAAGACGACTGCGTCCGCCTCTGCGAGCGCGCCGCAGAGACCGGCTTCGACGCCGTCGTCCCGGTCTCCGGGAGCCCCTTCTGGGACATGCACATCGTCCGCGGGGAGTATCCGGAGCGCGCCTGGCGCGAGGGTCAGTTCCAAGCCGGGTACGCCGAGGCGTTCGGCAGTCAGTGGCGCGCCCGTCTCGTCTCGCTCGCGAACCGTCTCCAGGCCCGCAACGCGACGTTCGAACCCGCGTGGAACGCCGACCTCTGCCGGCGCGTCAGGGAGCGCGTGGACGTCCCGGTGATGCTGGAGGGCGGCGTCCGCGAGCGCGAGCGGATGGACCGCCTGCTCGGCGACGCCTGCGACCTGGTGGGGATGGGCCGGCCGTTCTACGCAGAACCCCGCCTCCCGGCGCGCCTGCTCAACGACGGCGGCGCTGCTGTCTGCGAGAACTGCAACAACTGCACGGTCCCCCAGGTCACCGGTGCCCCCGGCATCTGCCGCACGCCGTCGGTGCTCGCCGAGCGCGGCCGCCTCGAACGCGAGCACGCCTACGACCGCGACTGA
- a CDS encoding class I SAM-dependent methyltransferase, producing the protein MTVAETQTFYARWARAYDWFSRLLPGLGSLRSEATDALALTAGDTVVDLGCGTGANLGYLRERVGPEGTVVGVDLTPRMLSQARAGVERAGWRNVHLVRGDAARPPVDDVDGILGSFVVGLLADPVDGIREWVDRLAPGGHVAVLEAGRSDRRFARRLNRLFDAFVAAGSPGESQSDPGAELDRQIDDARGAMAQYARLTFDERRAGGFVRLFAAQSRS; encoded by the coding sequence GTGACTGTCGCCGAGACGCAGACGTTCTACGCCCGCTGGGCCCGCGCGTACGACTGGTTCAGCCGGCTCCTCCCCGGCCTCGGTAGCCTGCGGAGCGAGGCCACCGACGCGCTCGCGCTGACGGCGGGCGACACGGTCGTCGATCTCGGCTGTGGCACCGGCGCGAACCTCGGCTACCTCCGCGAGCGCGTCGGCCCGGAGGGCACGGTCGTCGGCGTCGACCTCACGCCGCGAATGCTCTCACAGGCCCGGGCGGGCGTCGAGCGCGCCGGCTGGCGGAACGTCCACCTGGTCCGCGGCGACGCTGCACGCCCGCCGGTCGACGACGTGGACGGGATACTCGGGTCGTTCGTCGTCGGCCTGCTCGCAGACCCGGTCGACGGCATCCGGGAGTGGGTCGACCGCCTCGCGCCGGGCGGCCACGTCGCCGTGCTCGAGGCTGGCCGCAGCGACCGCCGGTTCGCACGGCGGCTCAACCGGCTGTTCGACGCGTTCGTCGCGGCCGGCTCGCCCGGTGAGAGCCAGTCGGACCCCGGCGCCGAACTCGACAGGCAGATCGACGACGCGCGCGGGGCGATGGCCCAGTACGCGCGGCTCACGTTCGACGAACGGCGCGCTGGCGGCTTCGTCCGTCTGTTCGCGGCTCAGTCGCGGTCGTAG
- a CDS encoding penicillin acylase family protein, with amino-acid sequence MDDVDILRRGLVTAVVGGVTAGGLFTPAASYLDRFAPLSGDVWQSTTDGTPGEVESPYGPATLQYDGHRVPEVSADDERALYYAVGYAHGTDRLFQMDLQRRLMRGQLSAVVGEATLDSDEFHVRMDFARAADANWTALQSRNPEVAGILEAYTEGVNAARDDQRFPPEFELLDYEPAPWTPADTLLLQLQISWTLTGSFETLRRAQLREALGDTYEELFPRRYDHDSPILRDADAGPVDSLAGDDSERSDGPGAALTEWLSTFESPDGVGSNSWVVGGEHTESGQPIVANDPHLSLLAPPVWYQQHLDGPDDWVRGVTFPGVPFVIIGENSAGAWGFTNAGADVLDVYEYEVDGDRYRYEGEWREFDTEDHTIEVADGEDVTVTKRKTVHGPLIEREGERVGVAWTGLTATATTDAIHAYAHSEGVEDFRDATRDFDLPTQCVVYADRDGNTYFKVTGRIPVRRVDGEEVPGWWVFDGSAGEGEWAGFTPYGESSWDGFVPFEEKPGALNAGYVATANQRIVDDPKHYLGESFAAPFRGERIYELLDDWTAAGDVNPADMRDLQRDALDTRARRLVPRLLDAVDVESAGAPFEALADWDYRMVADSEGALAFAVFLDAYREELYRAGFDAVELGEEYWPGDWVTVTLPADAAWFDREATPASAPAAMETALDAAADRVGDEGWETYGDYNVVALAHPFDQSFLNYPEMPTDGSPATVNNFRRDSDVGSSWRMVVPMDGDATVVLPGGNDGDPFSGQYDDQLAAWAAGDYYAFDRTFGGPTIEFGGGE; translated from the coding sequence ATGGACGACGTCGACATCCTCCGCCGCGGCCTCGTGACCGCAGTCGTCGGCGGGGTGACGGCAGGCGGCCTGTTCACGCCGGCTGCGAGCTACCTCGACCGGTTCGCGCCGCTCTCGGGGGACGTCTGGCAGTCGACGACCGACGGGACGCCCGGCGAGGTGGAGAGCCCGTACGGGCCCGCGACCCTCCAGTACGACGGGCACCGCGTACCCGAGGTCAGTGCCGACGACGAGCGCGCGCTCTACTACGCCGTCGGCTACGCGCACGGCACCGACCGACTGTTCCAGATGGACCTCCAGCGCCGCCTCATGCGCGGCCAGCTTTCGGCCGTCGTGGGCGAGGCGACGCTCGACTCCGACGAGTTCCACGTCCGGATGGACTTCGCACGGGCGGCCGACGCGAACTGGACCGCCCTCCAGTCACGGAACCCGGAGGTCGCAGGGATCCTGGAGGCGTACACCGAGGGCGTGAACGCGGCCCGCGACGATCAGCGCTTCCCGCCGGAGTTCGAACTGCTGGACTACGAGCCCGCGCCGTGGACGCCCGCCGACACGCTGCTCCTCCAGTTGCAGATCTCTTGGACGCTCACGGGGAGCTTCGAGACGCTCCGACGCGCGCAGCTCCGCGAGGCGCTCGGCGACACCTACGAGGAGCTGTTCCCGCGGCGCTACGACCACGACAGCCCGATTCTCCGCGACGCGGACGCGGGGCCGGTCGACTCGCTCGCGGGCGACGACAGCGAGCGCAGCGACGGCCCCGGTGCGGCGCTCACGGAGTGGCTCTCGACGTTCGAGTCACCGGACGGCGTCGGGTCGAACAGCTGGGTCGTCGGTGGCGAGCACACCGAGAGCGGCCAGCCGATCGTCGCCAACGACCCGCACCTCTCCCTGCTCGCGCCGCCGGTCTGGTACCAGCAGCACCTCGACGGCCCCGACGACTGGGTTCGCGGGGTGACCTTCCCCGGCGTCCCGTTCGTGATCATCGGGGAGAACAGCGCGGGGGCGTGGGGGTTCACGAACGCCGGCGCGGACGTCCTGGACGTCTACGAGTACGAGGTCGACGGCGATCGCTACCGCTACGAGGGGGAGTGGCGCGAGTTCGACACCGAGGACCACACCATCGAGGTGGCCGACGGCGAGGACGTCACCGTCACGAAGCGCAAGACAGTCCACGGGCCACTAATCGAACGAGAGGGCGAACGAGTCGGCGTCGCGTGGACCGGCCTCACCGCCACCGCGACGACGGACGCCATCCACGCCTACGCCCACAGCGAGGGCGTCGAGGACTTCCGCGATGCGACGCGGGACTTCGACCTGCCGACGCAGTGTGTCGTCTACGCGGACCGCGACGGGAACACGTACTTCAAGGTCACCGGCCGCATCCCCGTCCGGCGCGTCGACGGCGAGGAAGTGCCGGGCTGGTGGGTGTTCGACGGCTCCGCGGGCGAGGGCGAGTGGGCCGGGTTCACGCCGTACGGCGAGTCCTCCTGGGACGGCTTCGTCCCCTTCGAGGAGAAACCCGGCGCGCTGAACGCCGGGTACGTCGCCACCGCGAACCAGCGCATCGTCGACGACCCCAAGCACTACCTCGGGGAGTCGTTCGCGGCGCCGTTCCGTGGCGAGCGCATCTACGAGTTGCTCGACGACTGGACGGCCGCCGGCGACGTGAACCCGGCAGACATGCGCGACCTCCAGCGGGACGCACTGGACACGCGCGCCCGGCGGCTGGTTCCGCGACTGCTCGACGCCGTCGACGTCGAGAGCGCGGGCGCGCCCTTCGAGGCGCTCGCGGACTGGGACTACCGGATGGTCGCGGACAGCGAGGGAGCGCTCGCGTTCGCCGTCTTCCTCGACGCCTACCGCGAGGAACTCTACCGCGCGGGGTTCGACGCAGTCGAACTGGGCGAGGAGTACTGGCCGGGCGACTGGGTGACAGTCACGCTCCCGGCGGACGCGGCGTGGTTCGACCGCGAGGCGACGCCGGCGAGCGCGCCAGCGGCGATGGAGACCGCGCTCGACGCGGCCGCCGACCGCGTCGGCGACGAGGGCTGGGAGACGTACGGGGACTACAACGTGGTCGCGCTCGCCCACCCGTTCGACCAGTCGTTCCTCAACTACCCCGAGATGCCGACGGACGGCTCTCCCGCGACGGTGAACAACTTCCGGCGGGACAGCGACGTGGGGAGTAGCTGGCGGATGGTCGTACCGATGGACGGCGACGCGACGGTCGTGCTCCCCGGCGGGAACGACGGCGACCCGTTCAGCGGCCAGTACGACGACCAGTTGGCGGCGTGGGCGGCCGGCGACTACTACGCCTTCGACCGGACGTTCGGGGGACCGACCATCGAGTTCGGGGGTGGTGAGTGA
- a CDS encoding class II aldolase/adducin family protein — MLARERVAVVDHAPLLSDLTPGRTGNLSVRRDDQFAATPTGVPYDGFDASDVPVVTLDGDVVAGEMAPTSEVPMHTGIYQRLDAGAIVHTHSTWATTLAVLGDELPPIHYMITAVGRSVPVAGYAPYGTDELAELVVDEMEAAESKACILANHGLVVVGEDLPSAVENTVHVENLCRLYLEARQHGEPNRLSEEQLATVERKFESYGQ; from the coding sequence ATGCTCGCCCGCGAACGCGTCGCCGTCGTCGACCACGCACCGCTGTTGAGCGACCTGACGCCCGGCCGCACGGGCAACCTGAGCGTCCGCCGCGACGACCAGTTCGCGGCCACCCCGACCGGCGTGCCCTACGACGGGTTCGACGCCAGTGACGTCCCGGTCGTCACCCTGGACGGCGACGTCGTGGCCGGCGAGATGGCACCCACGAGCGAGGTGCCGATGCACACCGGCATCTACCAGCGCCTCGACGCGGGCGCCATCGTCCACACGCACTCCACGTGGGCGACGACGCTCGCCGTGCTCGGCGACGAACTCCCGCCGATTCACTACATGATCACCGCCGTCGGCCGGTCGGTGCCGGTCGCGGGCTACGCCCCCTACGGCACGGACGAACTCGCGGAACTCGTCGTGGACGAGATGGAGGCGGCCGAGTCGAAGGCCTGCATCCTCGCCAACCACGGGCTCGTCGTCGTCGGCGAGGACCTCCCGTCGGCCGTCGAGAACACGGTCCACGTCGAGAACCTCTGTCGGCTCTACCTCGAGGCCCGTCAGCACGGCGAGCCGAACCGACTCTCCGAGGAGCAGCTGGCGACCGTCGAGCGGAAGTTTGAGTCCTACGGCCAGTAG
- a CDS encoding HAD family hydrolase, translated as MTYEAVFVDLDNTLYSYPECNEAGKQAAWEAARELGYESGREDFEALYQAGRREVKRELAGTASAHERFLYFKRAIQIHAGTHSARDALALGEAYWGTYVDEMELFDGVEETLEALHESDLDVAIVSNLTTRIQLKKIERLGIEEYVDLVVTSEETGREKPSSVMFTLPMAQLDTRPSEVVMVGDSVTADIAGGNALGLTTVLFNNDEADLAGRERPDHRIDAFGELTGLVL; from the coding sequence ATGACCTACGAGGCGGTGTTCGTCGACCTCGACAACACGCTGTACTCCTACCCGGAGTGCAACGAGGCCGGCAAGCAGGCGGCCTGGGAGGCGGCCCGCGAACTCGGTTACGAGTCGGGTCGGGAGGACTTCGAGGCGCTCTACCAGGCGGGGCGCCGGGAGGTCAAACGGGAACTCGCGGGCACGGCCTCCGCCCACGAGCGGTTCCTCTACTTCAAGCGCGCCATCCAGATACACGCCGGCACCCACAGCGCCCGTGACGCGCTCGCGCTCGGCGAAGCCTACTGGGGGACGTACGTCGACGAGATGGAGCTGTTCGACGGGGTCGAGGAGACCCTCGAAGCGCTCCACGAGTCGGACCTGGACGTCGCCATCGTGAGCAACCTCACGACCCGCATCCAGTTGAAGAAGATCGAGCGCCTCGGCATCGAGGAGTACGTCGACCTCGTCGTCACTTCCGAGGAGACGGGCCGGGAGAAACCCAGCAGCGTGATGTTCACGCTCCCGATGGCCCAACTCGACACCAGACCCAGCGAAGTGGTGATGGTCGGGGACTCCGTCACCGCGGACATCGCGGGGGGCAACGCCCTCGGCCTGACGACGGTGCTGTTCAACAACGACGAGGCCGACCTCGCGGGCCGCGAGCGCCCGGACCACAGGATTGACGCGTTCGGGGAGCTAACGGGGCTGGTACTGTAA
- a CDS encoding Glu/Leu/Phe/Val family dehydrogenase: protein MTESGPLDNMLAQMEDAREYVDIDDGIYERLQSPERTLSVSLPVRMDDGTVEVFEAYRCQFDSARGPYKGGIRYHPTVSQEEVSALAGWMTWKTALVDLPFGGAKGGIVCNPKELSDTEIEQLTRRYTEGIRRMIGPDTDIPAPDMNTDPRTMAWIMDTYSVYQGYAVPEVVTGKPTEIGGTDGRVEATGRGVAIITEETFEYFDTDVRNADVAIQGFGNVGSVTARLLDERGANVVAVSDVTGAIYDPDGLDVDDVLDYVAGNDGRLEGYDAGSISNDDLLTLDVDALIPAAIEDVITADVAERLEADVVVEAANGPTTFDAANVLEEREIPVVPDILANAGGVIVSYLEWVQNSQQYSWELEEVHRDLEARITSAFDETLAAYEEKQIPTLRTAAYTIALERTASAHEYRGLFP from the coding sequence ATGACCGAGAGCGGCCCGCTGGACAACATGCTCGCGCAGATGGAGGACGCACGGGAGTACGTCGACATCGACGACGGCATCTACGAACGGCTCCAGTCCCCCGAACGCACACTCAGTGTCAGCCTCCCCGTCCGCATGGACGACGGGACCGTGGAGGTGTTCGAGGCGTACCGCTGCCAGTTCGACAGTGCACGCGGGCCCTACAAGGGCGGGATCCGCTACCACCCGACCGTCTCCCAGGAGGAGGTGTCGGCGCTCGCCGGCTGGATGACCTGGAAGACGGCGCTCGTCGACCTCCCCTTCGGCGGCGCGAAGGGCGGCATCGTCTGCAACCCGAAGGAGCTCTCCGATACCGAGATCGAACAGCTCACACGGCGCTACACGGAGGGCATCCGTCGGATGATCGGGCCGGACACGGACATCCCCGCGCCGGACATGAACACGGACCCCCGGACGATGGCGTGGATCATGGACACCTACTCCGTCTACCAGGGGTACGCCGTCCCGGAGGTCGTCACCGGCAAACCGACGGAGATCGGTGGCACCGACGGTCGCGTCGAGGCGACCGGACGCGGCGTCGCAATCATCACCGAGGAGACCTTCGAGTACTTCGACACCGACGTGCGGAACGCCGACGTCGCCATCCAGGGCTTCGGGAACGTCGGCAGCGTCACCGCCAGACTGCTCGACGAGCGCGGCGCGAACGTCGTCGCCGTCTCCGACGTCACGGGCGCCATCTACGACCCCGACGGCCTCGACGTCGACGACGTCCTCGACTACGTCGCGGGCAACGACGGCCGCCTCGAGGGCTACGACGCCGGCTCCATCTCGAACGACGACCTGCTCACCCTCGACGTCGACGCCCTCATCCCGGCGGCCATCGAGGACGTCATTACAGCCGACGTGGCCGAACGCCTCGAGGCCGACGTGGTCGTGGAGGCCGCGAACGGCCCGACCACGTTCGACGCCGCGAACGTCCTCGAGGAGCGCGAGATTCCGGTCGTCCCTGACATCCTGGCGAACGCCGGCGGCGTCATCGTCTCCTACCTCGAGTGGGTCCAGAACAGCCAGCAGTACTCCTGGGAACTCGAGGAGGTCCACCGGGACCTGGAGGCCCGGATCACGAGCGCCTTCGACGAGACGCTCGCCGCGTACGAGGAGAAGCAGATCCCGACGCTGCGCACGGCCGCGTACACCATCGCGCTCGAACGGACCGCCTCCGCCCACGAGTACCGCGGCCTGTTCCCGTAG